The window GAACACAGAAAGCGGGGAGGATAATGCTACGCTTCGCATTTGATGTGAATGAGCTGATTTAAATTCTACAAAATGTTTCATTAACTTTTCAATACGTTTTTGTTACATGTTTGAACaatgaatattattattatggTACAATTCAAGGAAtggcagatacatgtactagtaatcgGCACGATGCCGTTCTTCTAACCGTTTTCAACTTATCTCCTTCCTTGTTCCCAACGCTTTTGACTTAACTTTCGATGAAATAAAGTTTCACAATACCTGGGACCGGTTTACatcctaattttttttccaaattgttTACCTGTGGTTAGACTATTGCATCCTGTAGACACATCACACATGTTTCTACTACATTTACATGATCTTTGACAGTCCACTCCGTAATAAGGATATGGGCACGATGATGAACAGTTCACCCCAGTATAGCCTGGCATGCATCCTTGGAAAAAGATACACAACTAATGTGAAATATAAGAGGTTAAAATGAATCAGCttcagaaagtttttttttattaatgaaaaaagtaatattaaaCTACAATTTAAACTCTTTGTGCCTGAtcatcaaaattatcaaaagtGCTGGTGATTTCATGAACAATAgaaaactgttttgaaaaaaatttaacttttatgTTAACTTAACTTAATGTTGAAGTTCGCAAgaattatattatttcatttgtaaGTTTTATAGACGTTGGATAGGTATTAAAAcgtttaaaatgtttataagaAATCAGTTTAATGGCATCCTCTGCAATACATATTACTTTAagatacaatacatgtacatgtaagtacacaATTGTTTGGTATGGATGTAATGAAGGGTTGATAGATGGAATAAATTCACGTTTGCACCTGTCTTCGTAACTGAAATTAATCTTTTGTAACATAATATAACAGTTTTAGATTAAAGATAAGTTACTttgtcatttaataaaaaaaatactacgattatgaaattcaaataaaaaactaATAAGGACGCTTTTACTCAGTAAGATTCACACTAAtcagtaaatgtacatttatatatatctaaGTCTGACTCTAATGGATGTTTACTCACGTTCACACTTTTGTGTTTTTGAGTTCCAAAAGAATCCTTGGCAACAACCTTTATAAAATCTGTTAAGCAACAAAGTCAActttatcttataaaaaaagaatttaacgcctgctgatttttttttatgtatgtgtttttcaatttttgatcgAATTATGTTTGTATATCTTTCTTTATTTCCGGTTTTATACAGCGAGATAAATGGGAGGAACAAATTGTGAGGTAATTTATcgcatatacatgtttatatgaactttatgaaaattaatcagTTCAGTTAGACACACAAACTTTGTTTGTTTACAAGTGAAATTCCAGATAAGTTTTAACAACCCGTTAACTAAAAATTTTAGGTAATGATTTATAATGCGTACAACATTCCGTATGatcaaattttgtacattttatctGATTTACGTTGTCATAATTAAAAGGTAAATCATCGTTTTTAAGTCACCGTGCCATTTTagatttaatataatttattttgcattatcATAGTCAACAGTTTATGTCAAACAGgaaaaacaatcaaatatttttttttgtatttgaaatgTAGTTTTAATAGTTATAGTTATTAATTATTTGTCTAGCTGATAAGTCATTCCTACCTTTCGCATCCAGGTCCCATGGTGTACCTTGTCATGAACATGCATGCTAAAATCTGTATTACGAGTTGAAACATCGTGTTTTGTTAAGCATTCAACCAACTAGTTTTAAAGTGTTGTGTGTTagttaatgaaattgacatatATGTTTGTCTGGTACTTGTAGAGCGTTTAATTCTGTTTTATAATCAAAAGTCTTCATTATATAGCCCATTCATTTCCGTAAAAACAACATATCATTCGGAAATAATAGATTTaaagtaactacatgtatttattcttctCATGAATCAAAATCACAATATTCTATATActatataaaaagaatatttttttgaaagtttcTTATGGATGACTTTTACATTCAAACTGTTGTGTTTCTGCATTCCATGAGGAATCTTTGAAGAGGTtattaaatagcaaaatgatttttaagtttaaagcaatatgagctgtatgatttagaattttattttgctgcaaaaaacCCGCTAGTATGATAAATctacatataacttaaactgttatgataaacaagatttgaaaaaaaaacccaacaatttttgtcagaagaaagatttctcttctaaggaagagacagcagatcaatttttgtacaggacgacaataattaaattttgctccaattaaggcttctaaACTTTCCCACAAAAGTATGGCTAACAGAAtattaaaaaccatgatatcttttgtcattttagtagaaagtcacattttcgtaaaaaaacaATTCCGAGATGTAAATGCAGctcattttgctttaaaaaggGTGAATTTAACGTTTGTTTGTCAATAATGATATTAAGTaaatgttgtttttcattttcaatcaaatacgCTTCTGCATTTGCATATCATTAATCATTTTGGTTAAATGCGACAAGATCAAACAAttgtttgttgtttaatttctaaatataaataagtttaattaactgttcaaataaaattgaaataaattattggaCATTTATATAGTTAacaatttttgtagaaaaatacGTAGAACAGAAactatatttttcattgaaaagatTTAATGATCCATAAACGTCATCGTAAAACAAAACGTATTTACGAATGAGGTCAATGGGTCATTGATGGCGTACAAATTATAATCAATGATTAAGATTTATAATGGCAGTACTCTGTAATTTTATCCGGatgatgatttattttatattgtaatcAATTTCTCGTCAATTAAAAGTTGCAAAACCTATCcttttcatttcttattttttttcactgtcGATGAACAAACAcaagtaaaatgtatatttttcagtttgttaaaaatataatcatttcaatcgaataaatttattatgtttctctaacaaataaaagaaatatttttaaatttttatattaattgcaGTAAAATCAATTATGATAATAACTTATTCACCTAATTAGTTAATCATTCATACCCTTCGCATTCAGCTGTATTTGTGTGCCCTAACATGAACGTACATATCCATATTTGCAGCAAGAACCGGACCATATTATTATCATAGACATTCACACAACAGCTGATTAAGCGTTATAATGACGAAAATAGCATATCTACGCGTATCCGGTATTGTTATCGAACTCATTCATAAAAATGGGCCCAACACTTTCCTCTACAAATTTTTCATGTACAAATAGAGACTAACTATTGTTCTTACCGcgcaaattagaaaaaaataagaataaccTTCTATAAAATGCGATTCGTATTATTGCCTGATCTTATTTATCtaaaaagaactatatatgataagagttaaatttggcccccataattcgccattttttaagtgtttcgggtacaataaaatgttaactaattttatagaagagttgatataaaatatatttctcatctatatatttgatttatttccactcactggcagtatatgacgtcagaagtgacgccatttctataattcaatcaa is drawn from Crassostrea angulata isolate pt1a10 chromosome 5, ASM2561291v2, whole genome shotgun sequence and contains these coding sequences:
- the LOC128183393 gene encoding platelet endothelial aggregation receptor 1-like, which gives rise to MFQLVIQILACMFMTRYTMGPGCERFYKGCCQGFFWNSKTQKCERCMPGYTGVNCSSSCPYPYYGVDCQRSCKCSRNMCDVSTGCNSLTTVQTECISGYIGEKCRGKCAYPYYGVDCQGQCDCDEKRCDFSTGCTDLIKGIA